The Peribacillus sp. FSL E2-0218 genome contains a region encoding:
- the hxlB gene encoding 6-phospho-3-hexuloisomerase, with amino-acid sequence MKKEIAIILTEVNGVFRNMDEDATDLLVKSLQPKQRIFIMGEGRSGYMAKAFAMRLMHLGLNVYVVGETITPSIAKGDLFIAISGSGTTKSVVSAAVKGREIGCKVFTITTNDQSELANVSDEVLVVPAATKNRLSHETESVQPLSSLFDQCVHVLCDAICLDYSVSQSISHHSTYSKHSNIE; translated from the coding sequence TTGAAAAAGGAAATCGCCATTATTTTAACAGAAGTGAACGGAGTATTTCGCAATATGGATGAAGATGCAACCGACTTGCTTGTAAAGAGTTTACAGCCGAAGCAGAGGATATTCATCATGGGGGAGGGAAGATCGGGCTACATGGCTAAAGCCTTCGCGATGCGTTTGATGCATCTTGGCTTGAACGTATATGTGGTCGGGGAGACGATCACGCCTTCGATCGCGAAAGGCGACCTGTTCATAGCCATCAGTGGGAGCGGCACGACGAAAAGTGTGGTTTCGGCAGCCGTGAAAGGCAGGGAAATAGGCTGCAAGGTGTTCACCATCACGACAAATGACCAATCCGAATTAGCGAACGTTTCGGATGAGGTTTTGGTGGTCCCGGCTGCTACGAAAAACCGCTTGAGTCATGAAACGGAAAGCGTCCAGCCGCTAAGCTCCTTGTTTGATCAATGCGTACATGTTTTGTGTGATGCCATATGCCTGGACTATTCAGTGTCCCAATCCATAAGCCACCACTCGACTTATTCCAAGCATAGTAATATCGAGTGA
- a CDS encoding spore germination protein has translation MANEPAPHILLTKEGLYQHFEAHADVQINCKAFDYEDVMSQEVLLIYASGMVDSLLIYDFVLPAVSGLLKEGKLLELENLHQLLDVSEINRSPRIKEDLASNLFSGQLLLFVCRTEKMFSINVAKMPQRAVDESNMEVSIRGPRDGFVESSEINMALIRQRLKTTALVTQSMTMGTRSNTDVTLLYMEDVINPDVLSNIQSKLRSIQVDLVSSSYQIEELLYDQRFSLFPLIDYTGRPDHVVQSLNQGRFAILVDGSPSCLIAPVNLTYLLKSPEDNQASFWYVSTERILRILALLTTLFLPGFWTALTSYQFDYLPFPLMATVSISRNGLPIAGPIELFIMLVFFELFKEAGVRLPKSVGQTVAVLGGLIIGDAAIRAGLTSPSTLVVGAITVISSYTLVNQSLSGNVLLIRFYILLLSSILGIFGFFIGLFTIFIALARLESFGHPYLSSLKELNRGDLLKTILKIPYKYIKTRFQAYSPTDSDRKKE, from the coding sequence ATGGCAAATGAACCTGCCCCTCATATCTTGCTGACAAAAGAAGGATTGTATCAACATTTCGAAGCACATGCTGACGTTCAAATCAATTGCAAGGCTTTTGACTATGAGGATGTGATGAGCCAAGAGGTATTACTGATTTACGCTAGTGGAATGGTCGATAGCTTATTAATATATGACTTCGTATTACCAGCCGTGAGTGGACTTTTAAAGGAAGGGAAATTGCTTGAACTGGAAAACCTTCATCAGTTACTGGACGTTAGTGAAATCAACCGATCTCCACGTATAAAGGAAGATCTAGCATCGAACCTTTTTTCCGGTCAACTTCTTTTATTTGTTTGTCGAACAGAGAAGATGTTTTCCATTAATGTAGCCAAAATGCCCCAGAGAGCCGTCGATGAATCAAATATGGAAGTTTCGATTAGAGGGCCCCGGGATGGATTTGTAGAAAGCAGCGAAATAAACATGGCACTTATTCGGCAACGCTTGAAAACGACAGCATTAGTGACCCAGAGCATGACGATGGGGACACGAAGCAATACGGATGTGACCCTTCTTTACATGGAGGATGTAATCAATCCGGATGTTTTGAGCAACATTCAATCCAAGCTACGTTCCATACAAGTTGATCTCGTTTCAAGCAGTTATCAAATAGAGGAGCTTCTATATGATCAAAGATTCTCTCTATTTCCTTTGATCGACTATACCGGAAGACCTGATCATGTCGTTCAATCACTTAATCAGGGCCGATTTGCGATTTTAGTGGATGGGAGTCCAAGTTGCTTAATCGCACCGGTCAATCTAACCTATCTCCTGAAATCACCTGAGGATAATCAAGCGAGTTTTTGGTACGTGAGCACTGAGCGGATATTAAGGATCTTAGCCTTGCTTACTACCCTTTTCCTACCGGGCTTCTGGACAGCGCTTACCTCATATCAATTTGATTACCTGCCATTTCCCTTGATGGCAACGGTTTCTATCTCCAGGAATGGATTGCCTATCGCGGGGCCCATAGAATTATTCATCATGCTGGTTTTCTTCGAGCTGTTTAAGGAAGCAGGGGTTCGCTTACCTAAATCCGTTGGGCAAACCGTCGCCGTGTTGGGCGGGTTGATCATCGGGGATGCAGCCATTCGGGCCGGCCTGACTTCTCCATCCACCCTCGTGGTCGGGGCCATTACCGTTATTTCCAGTTATACCTTAGTGAATCAAAGCTTGTCGGGAAATGTATTACTGATCCGGTTTTACATATTATTGCTCTCATCGATACTCGGGATTTTCGGATTTTTTATAGGATTGTTTACTATCTTCATTGCCTTGGCCAGATTGGAAAGCTTCGGACATCCATATTTAAGCTCCTTAAAGGAGCTAAATCGAGGAGATTTACTTAAAACGATCTTGAAAATACCGTACAAATATATTAAAACCCGTTTTCAAGCCTATTCCCCTACTGATTCAGATCGGAAAAAGGAGTAG
- a CDS encoding GerAB/ArcD/ProY family transporter, with translation MTNVNLKSAHAYILMIMSTGFMLHVLILPNILMAAGRDAWVSVLWSIIPIVLIGIILYYISRSLKRESLLTFLHNHYSPPLVKISAAILGLIMFSEAFVTMKYTLFWTKDNYASEVPNYVIVVSFTLMCCYASFKGVKSIAYLGPLLFLLVCLFGIFIGVTNTPKKDYSLLFPVFEQGIKPSLKGIIYLCAAFGESLYLLLLQGDTKRPFSFKGIMLTIFFLLLLTLGPLAAAIAEFGPEEASMMNNPAYEEWKLLTIGRYITRVDYISIFQWSAGSLIRVSLLVIIANEINGIGRKKWLLLIIYSLLGIGVLINWQSDQFFSFLYNIYYPLLSILLLTFLVVSLLLVKLKSR, from the coding sequence ATGACAAACGTAAATCTTAAATCTGCCCATGCCTATATACTGATGATCATGTCGACGGGCTTCATGTTACATGTATTGATCTTACCGAATATTCTAATGGCAGCCGGGAGGGACGCCTGGGTCAGTGTCCTGTGGAGTATAATCCCTATCGTTCTCATAGGAATCATCCTTTATTATATCTCCCGCTCACTTAAACGAGAATCTTTATTGACATTTTTACATAATCACTATTCACCGCCATTAGTGAAAATTTCAGCTGCCATTTTGGGACTGATCATGTTCTCCGAAGCGTTTGTCACCATGAAATATACATTATTTTGGACTAAAGATAATTATGCATCCGAGGTGCCTAATTACGTGATCGTCGTCTCCTTCACGCTTATGTGTTGTTATGCTTCGTTTAAAGGAGTGAAATCGATCGCCTACCTAGGCCCGCTTCTTTTTCTGTTAGTCTGTTTGTTTGGCATTTTTATAGGAGTCACCAATACGCCAAAGAAAGATTATTCCTTGTTATTTCCAGTATTTGAGCAAGGGATTAAACCTTCATTGAAAGGAATAATCTATCTGTGTGCAGCGTTTGGTGAAAGTCTATATCTGCTACTTCTCCAAGGGGATACAAAGCGTCCTTTTTCGTTTAAGGGGATAATGCTAACAATATTTTTCTTATTGTTACTGACATTAGGTCCCCTGGCTGCAGCCATAGCTGAGTTTGGACCGGAAGAAGCTTCAATGATGAACAATCCAGCCTATGAAGAGTGGAAACTTTTAACGATCGGGAGGTATATTACCCGTGTGGATTACATTTCCATTTTCCAATGGTCGGCCGGTTCTTTGATTCGGGTCAGTTTGTTGGTAATCATAGCTAACGAAATCAACGGGATCGGAAGGAAAAAATGGTTATTACTCATCATATATAGCCTATTGGGGATAGGCGTCCTCATTAATTGGCAATCCGATCAGTTTTTTTCTTTCCTATATAATATCTACTATCCGCTATTGAGCATATTGTTACTTACATTTCTCGTTGTAAGTCTTCTTCTAGTAAAACTAAAAAGTAGGTGA
- a CDS encoding IS1182 family transposase produces MLSKHDSIQRDQLEMITLDQLVPPNHLVRKMEAAIDFTFIYDLVKDMYSEVGRPSIDPVILVKLTFIQYTFGIRSMRKTIEEVETNMAYRWFLGYGFHDKVPHFSTFGKNYERRFKDTDLFEQIFCRILMTAANKKLISVEHVFVDSTHVKASANKRKFEKKIVRKETRAYQGRLQEEINQDRENHGKKPFPPDKFDKEETKAIKESTTDPESGYYVKDERTKQFAYSFHAAADGNGFVLGTIVTPGNTHDSHILEPLVEQVIEKVGKPEAVAADAAYKTPAITSYLFNKEITPALPYTRPRTKEGFFRKHDYVYDEHFDCYLCPSGETLKYSTTNKEGYREYKSPKQICATCSFLSRCTESKDHQKVVTRHIWQAYVEEADHLRHHQEVKPIYAKRKETIERVFADAKEKHGMRWTTLRGLKKLSMQAMLTFAAMNVKKMATWTWQGPKTA; encoded by the coding sequence ATGCTTTCTAAACATGATTCTATTCAGCGAGATCAACTTGAAATGATTACTTTAGATCAACTGGTGCCACCGAACCATTTGGTTCGTAAAATGGAGGCTGCCATTGACTTCACTTTCATTTATGACTTGGTGAAAGATATGTACTCAGAGGTAGGACGCCCAAGTATTGATCCAGTTATTTTAGTTAAACTGACTTTCATTCAATATACCTTCGGTATTCGTTCCATGCGTAAAACGATTGAAGAAGTTGAAACCAATATGGCTTACCGTTGGTTCTTAGGCTATGGTTTCCATGATAAAGTACCTCATTTCTCTACGTTCGGAAAAAATTATGAGCGACGCTTTAAAGATACAGACCTGTTTGAACAGATTTTCTGTCGCATTTTAATGACAGCTGCTAATAAAAAGTTAATAAGTGTAGAACACGTTTTCGTGGATTCCACACATGTGAAAGCCAGTGCGAATAAACGGAAATTTGAAAAGAAAATCGTTCGTAAAGAAACACGAGCGTATCAAGGACGTCTTCAAGAAGAAATCAATCAAGATCGTGAAAACCATGGAAAGAAGCCTTTTCCACCAGATAAATTTGATAAGGAAGAAACCAAAGCAATTAAAGAAAGTACTACGGATCCTGAGAGTGGCTACTATGTGAAAGATGAACGAACAAAACAGTTTGCCTATTCATTCCATGCGGCCGCAGACGGCAACGGTTTTGTATTGGGAACGATTGTAACACCTGGTAATACACATGACAGTCATATTTTGGAGCCACTTGTTGAGCAAGTGATTGAGAAAGTTGGAAAACCAGAAGCAGTTGCCGCAGATGCAGCTTATAAAACACCAGCGATTACAAGCTACCTATTTAACAAAGAAATCACACCTGCTTTACCCTATACACGTCCTCGTACAAAAGAAGGATTCTTTCGCAAACATGACTATGTTTACGATGAACACTTTGATTGTTACCTTTGCCCTTCGGGAGAAACTTTAAAGTACTCAACAACAAATAAAGAGGGCTATCGCGAGTACAAATCGCCCAAACAAATTTGTGCAACATGCTCATTTTTATCACGGTGTACGGAAAGCAAAGACCATCAAAAAGTAGTGACACGGCATATCTGGCAAGCATATGTGGAAGAAGCAGATCATCTGCGTCATCATCAAGAGGTAAAACCTATATATGCGAAACGCAAAGAAACGATTGAGCGTGTATTCGCAGATGCAAAAGAAAAGCATGGTATGCGTTGGACTACTTTAAGGGGACTTAAAAAATTGTCGATGCAGGCGATGCTTACTTTCGCTGCCATGAATGTAAAGAAGATGGCCACTTGGACATGGCAAGGTCCTAAAACGGCTTAA
- a CDS encoding quinone oxidoreductase, which produces MKALVFDNFGGPEVLSVREMEEPERTSSAVIVRMKAIGLNFADVYRRKGNYHLVGEPPFILGYEGAGVIEYVGEDVHHLQVGDRVGFADVPHANAELVSVTADKLLPLPDGISFETAASVLLQGLTAQYLTDDSHPVKQGETVLVHAAAGGVGQLLTQMIRMKGGQVIGLTSSDEKAAVAKQAGAAHVFLYESDWVNSIKDVTDNIGVDVVYESVGQTLMNSFEATKTGGTVVFFGMAGGDPEKIDPRMLMDTSKALIGGDLWNVLTTHEERKRRTAQLFEWIMSGKILVDQPTLFSLEKGADAHRLLESRKSTGKILLIP; this is translated from the coding sequence ATGAAAGCACTTGTTTTTGATAACTTTGGCGGACCGGAAGTTCTTTCCGTTAGGGAAATGGAGGAACCGGAACGTACCAGTTCGGCAGTAATCGTTCGAATGAAAGCAATCGGCTTGAATTTTGCCGATGTATATAGAAGGAAAGGGAATTACCATTTGGTGGGTGAACCTCCCTTTATTTTAGGTTATGAAGGCGCGGGTGTCATCGAATATGTCGGGGAGGATGTTCATCATCTTCAGGTTGGCGATCGCGTCGGCTTTGCTGATGTTCCCCATGCGAATGCAGAGCTGGTTTCCGTTACAGCCGACAAACTGCTGCCGCTGCCTGATGGCATTTCCTTCGAAACGGCAGCTTCTGTTCTACTGCAAGGATTGACAGCCCAATATTTAACCGATGACAGCCATCCGGTTAAACAGGGGGAAACCGTTTTGGTTCATGCGGCTGCAGGCGGGGTCGGCCAATTATTGACGCAGATGATCAGGATGAAGGGCGGGCAGGTCATTGGATTGACATCATCCGATGAAAAAGCGGCTGTCGCCAAACAAGCGGGTGCCGCCCATGTATTCCTGTACGAATCGGACTGGGTGAACTCCATTAAGGACGTAACGGATAACATCGGCGTGGATGTCGTGTACGAGTCCGTCGGGCAGACCTTGATGAATAGTTTCGAGGCGACGAAGACCGGAGGAACGGTCGTTTTCTTTGGAATGGCAGGCGGTGATCCCGAGAAAATCGACCCGAGAATGCTGATGGACACCTCCAAAGCCTTAATAGGAGGAGACCTTTGGAACGTGTTGACTACCCATGAAGAGAGGAAAAGAAGAACGGCACAGTTGTTTGAATGGATCATGTCCGGGAAAATCCTTGTTGACCAACCGACTCTTTTTTCATTGGAAAAAGGCGCTGATGCACATAGACTGCTGGAAAGCCGGAAAAGTACGGGGAAAATATTATTGATCCCATAA
- a CDS encoding DUF1641 domain-containing protein: MSETITQSQSEQLNARQDVLDQLLKPEVQESLNTLVDQLPKLTELVNILTKSYDFAQSVATDDVLKNDTVSAISEIATPVVDSVKGLAATAIEAKDRAEANHDVIGLFGLLRMMKDPEAQKLFRFAQAFLEVSSERKNQK, encoded by the coding sequence ATGTCAGAAACGATTACCCAATCACAGTCTGAACAATTAAATGCACGTCAAGATGTACTGGATCAGTTATTAAAGCCCGAGGTTCAGGAGTCACTCAATACTTTAGTCGATCAGCTTCCAAAACTGACTGAATTAGTGAATATTTTAACAAAGTCTTATGATTTCGCTCAATCGGTGGCAACGGATGATGTCCTGAAAAACGATACCGTCAGTGCCATTTCGGAAATCGCGACACCTGTGGTCGATTCCGTGAAAGGTCTTGCGGCCACCGCAATCGAAGCGAAGGATCGCGCAGAAGCAAATCATGATGTAATCGGTCTTTTTGGCCTATTGAGAATGATGAAAGACCCTGAGGCACAAAAGCTTTTCCGTTTCGCGCAAGCGTTCCTGGAAGTCTCATCAGAACGTAAAAACCAAAAATAA
- a CDS encoding STAS domain-containing protein: protein MSFVYEEEEIMEFLLQNKNDFEDYLLSEAVNVREKIEEILMVGNVDLLNNAHKLIRYIVEQNEADLIIFAEQEGETWATHSLTLSFKLEWIQAIRRTLWTFFYKYEHTKDLVSDSYTFFELEKEVNEKVDVFLKSFFVSYSDYKDKLILAQQNLVKNLSVPIIPVTPTTCVLPLIGTIDDSRIGIIEEKVLMEISNLRLQTLILDLSGISEMDVEIMNRLLNILDGTAMMGCKTVVTGLRPGVVIKMVRAGVDFEDKAETKLTLQQALKDHLIVS from the coding sequence GTGAGTTTTGTTTATGAGGAAGAAGAAATAATGGAATTCCTTTTACAGAACAAAAATGATTTTGAAGACTATCTTTTATCCGAAGCGGTAAATGTCAGGGAGAAAATCGAGGAAATCTTGATGGTGGGTAATGTTGACCTTTTGAATAATGCCCATAAGCTCATCCGCTACATCGTGGAGCAGAATGAAGCCGATTTGATTATCTTTGCAGAACAAGAAGGGGAAACGTGGGCAACCCACTCCTTGACGCTTTCATTCAAGCTGGAATGGATCCAGGCCATCAGGAGGACGCTTTGGACCTTCTTTTATAAGTACGAGCATACCAAAGATCTCGTAAGCGATTCGTACACCTTCTTTGAGTTGGAAAAGGAAGTGAATGAAAAGGTCGATGTATTTCTAAAATCCTTTTTCGTCAGTTATTCCGATTACAAAGACAAGTTGATCCTGGCGCAGCAAAACCTGGTGAAAAACCTATCCGTCCCGATCATTCCTGTTACCCCCACCACCTGTGTCCTTCCGTTAATCGGTACAATCGATGATTCACGCATCGGGATAATCGAGGAAAAAGTGCTGATGGAAATAAGCAATTTAAGGTTACAGACCTTGATTTTGGACTTATCCGGTATCAGCGAGATGGATGTTGAAATCATGAACCGCCTATTGAATATCCTTGATGGGACGGCCATGATGGGCTGTAAAACCGTCGTGACTGGATTGCGCCCCGGAGTGGTTATCAAGATGGTTCGTGCAGGGGTGGATTTTGAAGATAAAGCAGAGACAAAGTTGACGCTGCAGCAAGCATTGAAGGACCATCTTATAGTGAGCTGA
- a CDS encoding Ger(x)C family spore germination protein: MRKIMIIALCLFVAPLSGCWGIKEIQDQVYIAALGIDFQEGKYIIFFQALSFANIAKQEGNALLPEAPPVLLGKGTGETIDEAFDDIQKASFSPLFFGQISSIYITPSILEKHLGEFLDYAGRTELIRYNTWIFGVKENLRQAMTVNGFFNKSPIYTLVFDPKEVLANNSFIPVITYQNLIQRYKEPFGTILIPTLHVNEKTWKEGKKPKKIVDINGGFFLTNKQIKGWMNSEELKGLNWVNRDVKKLYLSSGANKVSVQVTQPSFHIDVVSGSFPRYRITVDVPMTIEENYKHVSVGKVKKILEHQVKEEVKNTFKKGLEMNTDPYNLAEKAYRFSNDDWDIHELKELSLESIDKIDVNIIVEHTRNYKK, encoded by the coding sequence ATGAGGAAAATCATGATAATTGCATTGTGTTTATTCGTAGCACCCTTATCTGGATGTTGGGGGATAAAAGAGATACAAGACCAAGTGTATATTGCAGCACTGGGAATAGATTTCCAAGAAGGGAAATATATCATTTTTTTTCAAGCTTTAAGCTTTGCGAATATAGCCAAGCAAGAGGGAAATGCCCTTTTGCCTGAGGCACCTCCCGTTTTATTGGGAAAGGGAACGGGCGAGACCATCGATGAAGCGTTTGATGATATCCAAAAAGCTTCATTTAGCCCTTTATTTTTTGGACAAATTAGCTCCATTTACATTACCCCCTCGATATTGGAGAAACACCTTGGTGAATTTTTGGATTATGCAGGTCGTACTGAGCTGATCAGGTACAATACCTGGATATTCGGTGTAAAGGAAAATCTCAGGCAAGCAATGACCGTAAACGGATTTTTCAATAAATCGCCTATCTATACGTTAGTTTTCGATCCTAAGGAAGTATTGGCTAATAACTCCTTCATTCCCGTTATTACCTACCAGAATTTGATTCAGAGATATAAGGAGCCATTTGGCACGATTTTGATCCCTACCTTGCATGTAAACGAAAAAACCTGGAAGGAAGGGAAAAAACCGAAGAAAATCGTAGATATAAACGGAGGTTTTTTCCTAACGAATAAACAAATAAAAGGGTGGATGAACAGTGAGGAACTTAAGGGTTTAAATTGGGTTAATCGTGATGTTAAGAAACTTTATCTTTCTTCGGGAGCTAATAAAGTGTCCGTTCAAGTAACGCAACCGAGCTTTCATATCGATGTCGTAAGTGGCTCATTTCCCAGATACCGGATCACGGTGGATGTGCCGATGACCATAGAAGAAAATTACAAACATGTATCTGTGGGAAAAGTGAAAAAAATCCTAGAGCATCAAGTGAAGGAAGAGGTGAAGAATACATTCAAAAAAGGACTGGAGATGAACACGGATCCATATAATTTAGCCGAAAAAGCGTATCGCTTCAGTAACGATGACTGGGATATACACGAGCTTAAAGAACTCTCACTTGAATCAATTGACAAGATTGACGTGAATATCATAGTCGAACATACAAGGAACTATAAAAAGTGA
- a CDS encoding GNAT family protein, with protein sequence MFPVLNTQRLRLREIHEGDAEALFRFLSNDEVTRFYGQDSLLNVQEAKDIVAAFAKGYLENRCIRWGIERNDTNELIGTIGFHAYSPQYRRTEIGYEIDPAHWRMGFASEALKEIIAYGFNNLALTRIGAVVFLENQPSCELLVKHGFIQEGILRSYIYQYGIPHDTYVFSLLKS encoded by the coding sequence ATGTTTCCGGTACTGAACACACAAAGGTTGCGGTTACGGGAGATTCATGAAGGCGACGCTGAAGCTCTTTTCCGGTTTTTATCGAATGACGAGGTCACTCGTTTCTATGGTCAAGATTCATTGCTCAATGTCCAGGAGGCGAAGGATATCGTGGCTGCGTTTGCGAAGGGATACCTTGAAAACCGGTGCATCCGTTGGGGGATTGAGCGAAATGATACGAACGAATTGATCGGGACGATCGGTTTTCATGCATATAGCCCGCAATACAGACGGACTGAAATCGGCTATGAAATCGATCCAGCCCATTGGCGCATGGGATTTGCCTCGGAAGCGCTTAAGGAAATCATTGCGTACGGGTTCAATAATCTAGCTTTGACTCGCATCGGCGCGGTCGTTTTCCTGGAAAATCAACCATCATGCGAATTATTGGTAAAGCACGGCTTCATCCAGGAAGGTATTTTAAGGAGCTATATTTATCAATACGGCATACCTCATGATACATATGTCTTTTCCTTGCTGAAGTCATGA
- a CDS encoding Lrp/AsnC family transcriptional regulator has protein sequence MDRTDKKILSLLESNGRMAMKELAQRVSLTAPATKERVIKMEESGVIKGYKTEIALEKLDRGLTAFVLFETDRCKDFYDFSLRHPDVQECHRLAGQYSYLVKISTYSMETLEGFVDEAIKYGKSSTHLIFSSTIKDIFPRE, from the coding sequence TTGGATCGAACGGATAAAAAAATACTCTCCTTGCTCGAATCGAACGGGCGCATGGCAATGAAGGAGCTGGCCCAGAGGGTTTCTTTAACCGCCCCAGCCACTAAAGAGCGAGTAATTAAAATGGAGGAAAGCGGCGTAATCAAGGGATATAAAACGGAAATAGCCCTTGAAAAGCTTGATAGGGGCTTGACTGCGTTCGTTTTGTTTGAAACGGATCGGTGTAAGGATTTTTATGATTTTAGCTTGAGGCATCCGGATGTACAGGAATGTCACCGGTTAGCCGGTCAATATAGTTATCTGGTTAAAATCAGTACATATTCCATGGAAACACTGGAAGGGTTTGTTGATGAGGCGATTAAATATGGAAAATCGTCGACACATTTGATATTTTCATCGACTATTAAGGATATTTTCCCGCGAGAGTAA
- a CDS encoding NAD(P)/FAD-dependent oxidoreductase, which yields MSKQIVILGAGYAGLLSALSVREYYKKDQVQVTVVNQFPTHQIITELHRLAGGSISEQAVSIPLEKLFKGKDIDLAIAKVESFSVDKKEVKLSNGSTLSYDALVVALGSQTGFFGIPGLEENSMVLKSVKDANQIYKHIEDRIREYAQTKNEADATIVIGGGGLTGVELIGEIVDHFPKIAKKFGVDFKDLKVKLVEAGPKILPVLPDPLIDRAMSSLEARGVEFLTGLPVTGVKGNQIELKDGQTITANTLVWTGGVAALPIVGESGLEVDRGKAAVNEYLQSTSHKDVFVVGDSALAFPPEGGRPYAPTAQNAWQMGELVGYNLYAAFEGKKLEVFAPVNSGTLASLGRKDAVATVGANNTSLKGLPATLMKEASNIRYLSHIKALYSLAY from the coding sequence ATGTCAAAACAAATCGTCATCTTAGGTGCCGGATACGCTGGATTACTATCTGCGTTGTCCGTACGTGAATATTACAAGAAGGATCAAGTGCAGGTTACCGTGGTGAACCAATTTCCAACCCACCAAATCATCACTGAATTGCACCGTCTTGCCGGCGGTTCGATTTCCGAGCAAGCTGTTTCGATTCCTTTGGAAAAACTTTTCAAAGGAAAAGATATCGACCTTGCCATTGCAAAGGTGGAGTCTTTCTCCGTTGATAAAAAAGAAGTGAAGCTTTCCAACGGCTCCACTTTATCCTATGATGCCCTTGTCGTGGCACTAGGAAGCCAAACAGGATTCTTCGGCATTCCAGGTCTTGAAGAAAACAGCATGGTCTTGAAATCGGTGAAAGATGCCAACCAAATTTACAAGCATATCGAAGATCGCATTCGTGAATATGCCCAAACGAAAAATGAAGCCGATGCGACCATCGTAATTGGCGGCGGCGGCTTGACTGGCGTCGAGCTGATTGGTGAAATCGTCGATCATTTCCCTAAAATCGCCAAGAAATTCGGCGTGGACTTCAAGGATTTGAAAGTCAAGCTTGTTGAAGCTGGCCCAAAAATCCTTCCTGTGCTGCCTGATCCGCTGATCGACCGGGCCATGTCTTCCTTGGAAGCGCGCGGCGTCGAGTTCTTGACAGGTCTGCCTGTAACGGGTGTCAAAGGCAACCAAATCGAACTGAAGGATGGACAAACGATCACGGCCAATACGCTTGTTTGGACAGGCGGGGTTGCGGCTCTTCCTATCGTCGGCGAATCAGGTCTTGAAGTCGATCGCGGCAAAGCAGCCGTTAATGAATACCTGCAATCGACGTCACATAAGGACGTATTCGTTGTCGGTGACAGCGCCCTTGCTTTCCCTCCAGAAGGCGGACGTCCATACGCGCCAACTGCACAAAACGCATGGCAAATGGGTGAGCTTGTCGGGTATAACCTCTATGCAGCCTTCGAAGGCAAGAAGCTTGAAGTATTCGCACCTGTAAATTCAGGTACGCTTGCGAGCCTTGGCCGTAAGGATGCCGTGGCAACCGTCGGAGCCAATAACACCTCCCTGAAAGGCCTGCCGGCCACTTTGATGAAGGAAGCGAGTAATATCCGCTACTTATCACACATCAAAGCACTATATAGCTTAGCCTATTAA
- a CDS encoding DJ-1/PfpI family protein, translating into MKKVLLLLSNGFEAVEASVFTDVLGWNKLEGDGSTDLVTVGLHEQLSCTWNFIVKPELTIDQVNLDDFDALAIPGGFEEAGFYDDAYDPKFLDVITDFHDKKKIIASICVGALPLGKSGILKGRKATTYNHPTSIRQEQLKGFGALVVNEPIVVTDNIITSYNPSTAFEVAFTLLEMLTTKENCHHVKELMGFH; encoded by the coding sequence ATGAAAAAAGTATTACTGCTGTTATCGAACGGATTCGAAGCGGTTGAAGCGAGTGTATTTACGGATGTATTGGGCTGGAATAAATTAGAGGGCGACGGCTCCACCGATCTTGTTACCGTAGGTCTGCATGAGCAATTATCATGCACCTGGAACTTCATCGTGAAGCCCGAATTGACCATCGATCAAGTGAACCTTGATGACTTCGATGCTTTAGCCATTCCGGGGGGATTTGAAGAAGCCGGCTTTTATGATGATGCCTATGATCCAAAGTTTCTTGATGTCATTACAGACTTTCATGATAAAAAGAAAATCATTGCATCGATTTGTGTTGGCGCACTCCCATTAGGAAAAAGCGGGATTTTGAAAGGGAGGAAAGCGACTACCTACAATCATCCAACCAGTATCAGACAGGAGCAGCTCAAGGGATTCGGGGCGCTTGTCGTCAATGAACCGATTGTCGTCACGGATAACATCATCACCTCCTATAATCCTTCCACGGCATTCGAGGTTGCTTTCACGCTTTTGGAAATGCTCACCACCAAAGAAAACTGTCATCATGTGAAGGAATTGATGGGTTTCCATTAA